ACCCTCTTTACACATAAGGTAATCAGATAATAACGGGCGACATTTTATACCCATTGGCATTATAACATATGCACCATAAAAAAAATCCCTAAACATGGCCTCACATTCAAGGGCATGTAAATAGGCCATGATTTCCCTGCCGAGTTAGTCTGAAACAAACCCCTAAACTACAATATTTATAAACAATGCAATATTCATAAAGATACAATCTATCAAGTTTTGAACTAAAAGACCAAAACTGTAAATCTAACCAAAGCACAGagaccatttctgtaatttactcaaaaaaaacCCATTTCTTTAATTTACTAAAAAAACCCACAGAAAatattagattactcaatttccctaCGTATATTTGTTACCTTAGAAAAATTATTATGACTCGGCCATTAACATCCGTACGACGAGGATATTTTGGAAAAAAAGCGTTTCGAATAAACTGATAGCTACAGTGGCATTTGGAGAGCCGTCAAAAGCTTTGTGCGCAGACACGAAAATGTCATGCGCAACTCCTCACAAAGCAAATATGTGATCATCTTCATCTCCAAAATTTCCAACTCCACACCTGGAATCCGTGGttttactttttagtttttaGCAACAATCTTATTACTTGTTAAATCACTCAtacttttctttattatttttaaagaaattatatGTCATTATTTACAATAATATATTAAACCAATTCCTATATTCTAACTGTTGTCAGTTTAAATGCAATTCACGACATGTGTCCAAAATATACGTTCGTTGTTTCAATTCCATTTTATCAACCATggcatttcttttttctttttgaacAATAACAAGAACTCCAAAACAAAcatcataaaaaaaaacaaaaacttgaTGTATCAAATCTAATTCCACCAATGACTATGTTGTGCAAGTATGTAAAGAACGAACCGTTGGACAAAAAAAAGATGTATTTAAATAATAATGTTTTCTCTATTAACGACACATCAAAAGTTCATGccaaattttattatattttagggGTTGTTACATGTCGTTAGTCACATCACAAAACTCGAATTCGCCAACACTTGTTTGTTTCACTCCAATTTTGGGAGCAGTTATATACGTGTTCAAACTCACTCAAAATACTATAATATATCAGATTTGATAAATCAAATTGTAtagtttgatttttatattaaacaaatataaaataataaaataattatatccTATCAAGCTAAAACGAAATTAAAACAGGttaaacatgtgacccattcaacTTTACATAGATTGAAAATTCCAACTAAACCAACTAATTTTAGGTTGGATTAACCTCTTCTCAAGTAATTTAATTCAACTAGGGACTAAatatgccaaaaaaaaaaaaaaaaaaaatcttgaaaaGTCAATAGTCAACGAGGTCTTTACCTACACGTTTCAACAACTCCATCCCATGTTATGATGTTTACAAGTACTCTCCAAGAAATTCAACCATTTATAAACCAAACCACCCGTAGGCCCATCCACATACACCCACCTCCATTTCCGATCATGGAACAACAAATCACCACCACAGAAGCCTCGCCACCTCATCCACCAccttccaccaccaccaccaccatggcAGTGCCACCAGAAACCCCAAAGAGACCACGATACAACCGATGCTTCTCCTCCTTCATGGAGATATCAATAGACCCAGGAATCAAATCCCTCTCAAGACTCGATTCAACAAAATTCAAATTAGGAATCCAGAAATGGGCCAAAGCAGTCGTTCGATACGCCCGCCAGGTCAGCGATCGCTTCGGTAGCCGCCACGTCACCAACTCAACTCCATAACAACATCATACTTGTGTAATTACTCCAAtcggtatatatattttttcaatgGAATCAAGATTTTTTTTGTTGAGCTTTATATTGATTTTCATTAATTCATTcataaaacaaacaaacaaaaaaacctaatccaaaatgggtgtataataattatatacaTAAATTCTTTTTCTAGCATCAAACAAATCAATTACAATTAGCTTTCACCAACATCCCTCTACCACCAGAAATATTTCTCAAAAGTTGCTTAGAACACATGTTTTGTGCGTGAGTCGCGTTCTTCATTCGGTTTGCTTTCACCCAATCCGGTTCCtaccaaaaacattttcatttttataaaaatacaattcaactaatttaaaaaaatatatatatatcaaataaaataGTAAAATACCTCGGGTACAATCCTTGAAAAACCAAACTTTATAAGGAGAAGGACATGTTCCATTATTAGAATGGCTGCAAGTCCTGGAGAGATGTTCCATTTTCCTTCCCTATCATATAAACATACTAACAGCGCACAATTTGTGCATATCGATACCACTATCAGAAactgaaaattaaaaaattaaattaaattaaaaaaacatttttttgtttatataaagTTTATGGAATTGTGGAAAGAATTATGACCTGAAATATGTTAAGCCAAGCGCCTATTGTGGCATCAACTCGTGGAACTGGTCTTCTAAACATGACAAGAATCTTTAAAGCATCTGCTCTGATTTCTGTAATATTGTTCTTTATGACACAAAAATATGACAAGAGTTttttatgttaaattgccaatgaaataatattttatttggaagaagaataagaagaagaaaaaggtgTTGGATTTACCAATGCAGCAAAAGCAAATGCAGGAGGAAAAGCACAAGCAAACATCATAATCATTCCAAATTGCAAAGCCAACTCCAGAAAATCTGTGCAATATTTGTGTAGTTTTTATATTGTATTATATTTtggaaaaatgaataaataaatttatatagtATTACCATCAAAGAGCCCATCTTCAAGTTCATCACCAATACTTGCAGCATATACAGGCTTAAAGTACTCTTTTTCTATTCTTGAATTGAAAATATGTTTTCCACCTGCATATCCTTTCTCCCGTTTTCTCTTGTGGCTTCATAAATGATGAGTCAGCGTTTATTAATTATTCGACACTCgatataattattaaaaaaaaaaaagacttaccGAATAGCTCTGTATTTTCTATAACTGTATTTGACATAAGGCAGAGAATTTTCCATCAGATTCTCCAGCACCTAGAGAACATTTTTGgatcaaacactttttaaaaattaaaaaatatatacatttaaGAAAATGTGActacatttttataattttaataccTCTGATATGATTAAACGTTGAATTATAACTTGTCGAAGTGTCATGAAGTTTCGATGTAGAACTGCATGATAAAGTATTCCAATGTATGATTGCATAAAGTAGAGACCAAAAACCTGCATTATGATTTATCACAGATTAaatttatatacaaaaaaaaaaaaagttaaatttttacAAATAAGAAGTTTGCTAATGACCTTATAAACCAAACTATTAGCTCTATATTCAGAACACTTGTTCTTTTCATCTTTAATTAATTTCACAGACACTTTCCCTCCAATTTGTGTAAAATACTGGATAGCAAACAGGTACCCTGCAGTCAACCCAAACCTGAAATATAAACAAtttattataaacttataattataataacaaaaaagatcatgtaattgtaaaaagaaaaaaaaatactcaCTTTACAACATCAGATCCGATGCTTTCATACAAATGAGCATATGCTAATTCAAATGGAAGTTGAAGGCATATGATACTGAGAATAATAATTGCATCATTTCTAAATCTCATCATTCTCCCAAACCATTCTTCTCTttgaaatttttcattttcttttcctttattCTCCCCCCATTTTTTAGCTGAAGCTGCTGATGAATGAAAGGAACTCCACTCTGTGTCCATGTATTTGTAAGCAGACTCTGATCCAGCTGAATAACTAATCTGCCACCTGTAAaatcaggaaaaaaaaaaaagatttaagaaTTA
The genomic region above belongs to Lactuca sativa cultivar Salinas chromosome 4, Lsat_Salinas_v11, whole genome shotgun sequence and contains:
- the LOC111906867 gene encoding anoctamin-like protein At1g73020, which gives rise to METLKGKQAAFEIGVVIHKRVVDDIGDSYGYDCDEVLVYEFQKVGLIVDRVAGLHDEFLKLAAPVEVLGQAAAELHLKKRTHIGVDLQFEWDESEAFIKQSDGSLFSWCERFRCYNHMIYGIVNNGESAVVLKFNGRKFNWEPGESLMWKLETEAIVKEVFPLHDETKRKQLLKRWALNLWDLTNQPIDEIYAYYGTKIATYFAFLGMYTKWLLFPAVFGLILQLVDFGSLQLFVLPFFFICIISWAVLFFQFWKRKNSTLLARWQISYSAGSESAYKYMDTEWSSFHSSAASAKKWGENKGKENEKFQREEWFGRMMRFRNDAIIILSIICLQLPFELAYAHLYESIGSDVVKFGLTAGYLFAIQYFTQIGGKVSVKLIKDEKNKCSEYRANSLVYKVFGLYFMQSYIGILYHAVLHRNFMTLRQVIIQRLIISEVLENLMENSLPYVKYSYRKYRAIRHKRKREKGYAGGKHIFNSRIEKEYFKPVYAASIGDELEDGLFDDFLELALQFGMIMMFACAFPPAFAFAALNNITEIRADALKILVMFRRPVPRVDATIGAWLNIFQFLIVVSICTNCALLVCLYDREGKWNISPGLAAILIMEHVLLLIKFGFSRIVPEEPDWVKANRMKNATHAQNMCSKQLLRNISGGRGMLVKANCN